A window of Lacibacter sediminis contains these coding sequences:
- a CDS encoding DsrE family protein, with protein sequence MKPYLLNILCIFSTIMACAQNKVNPVIRSYGTVFEIPTADHKPDPSLEYKIIVELTENTPKTDSLNIYLEAIATLINLHAAEGVPQKNIKLVVVLRKGATYAVFGDELYKKYFKVENPNRQLIKELTDAGVEFYVCGQTMIKRNTKEEELMQSTKIASSGLTAISTYQLKGYTMIKF encoded by the coding sequence ATGAAACCTTATCTGCTCAACATTCTCTGCATCTTTTCAACGATAATGGCATGTGCACAAAACAAAGTAAACCCCGTTATCAGATCTTACGGAACTGTTTTTGAAATACCTACGGCCGATCACAAACCCGATCCTTCGTTGGAGTATAAGATCATTGTAGAACTTACAGAGAATACGCCCAAGACCGACTCATTGAATATTTATCTTGAAGCCATTGCCACCCTTATCAACTTACATGCGGCCGAAGGCGTACCTCAAAAGAATATTAAACTGGTTGTGGTGCTTCGTAAAGGAGCAACCTACGCAGTGTTTGGTGATGAATTGTATAAGAAATACTTCAAAGTAGAAAATCCCAACAGACAACTCATTAAAGAATTAACTGATGCAGGTGTAGAGTTTTATGTGTGCGGCCAAACCATGATCAAACGAAATACAAAAGAAGAAGAGTTGATGCAGAGCACAAAAATTGCAAGTTCAGGATTAACAGCTATCAGCACATATCAACTGAAAGGTTATACCATGATCAAATTCTGA
- a CDS encoding EcsC family protein: protein MTTNDKTYERTAQSEMQTWQRQMLRKPSLLNSLSKRMQTKINTWIPEKIHIAITATIKQLIKGVLFGAKHTTSEPLLNVSLQEREIAVEKKIDNYKKTAAVEGGIAGAGGILLGLADFPVLIGIKLKLLFDIASLYGFDVNDYKERVYLLHIFELAFSSHAHRKTVYLKMTDWETKKQLLPDDINQFDWRNFQQEYRDYIDLAKMAQLIPLIGAPVGLIVNYRLLKKLGTTAMNAYRMRLLQ from the coding sequence ATGACAACCAATGACAAAACATACGAACGAACAGCGCAATCAGAAATGCAGACATGGCAGCGGCAAATGTTGCGTAAACCTTCATTACTGAACAGCCTGTCGAAACGGATGCAAACAAAGATCAACACGTGGATACCTGAAAAAATCCATATCGCCATAACAGCAACGATAAAGCAATTGATCAAGGGTGTGCTCTTTGGCGCAAAACATACAACTTCTGAACCTTTATTAAACGTAAGCCTGCAGGAAAGAGAAATTGCTGTCGAAAAGAAAATTGACAACTATAAAAAAACTGCGGCCGTAGAAGGTGGCATTGCCGGTGCCGGAGGAATTCTTTTAGGGTTAGCTGACTTTCCTGTTTTGATTGGCATCAAACTGAAATTATTATTTGATATAGCCAGCTTATATGGGTTTGATGTAAATGATTATAAAGAACGGGTATACCTGTTACATATTTTTGAACTTGCTTTTTCAAGTCACGCACACCGCAAAACGGTGTACTTAAAAATGACTGATTGGGAAACAAAGAAACAACTACTGCCAGATGACATCAACCAATTCGACTGGCGCAACTTTCAACAGGAATACAGAGACTATATTGATCTTGCAAAAATGGCGCAGCTCATTCCATTAATTGGCGCTCCCGTTGGGTTGATCGTTAACTACCGCTTACTCAAAAAACTTGGAACAACTGCAATGAATGCTTATCGCATGCGGTTATTACAATAA
- a CDS encoding DUF418 domain-containing protein, which produces MEFRSSSLAAAPLSRNNRIVFIDVLRGIAVLGILVVNIGGFGISTGGDFGNKLFTDKTSSNFFTYAAMYIFFEGKMRALFCMLFGAGILLFSMNKDTIDPKRVTRLLYLRLAWLIVFGLAHAHLLLWNGDVLFFYGLFGMIVFLLRKMKPGYMLMAIPLVTVIWFVMGTFFYRDMRDKRLAFNEADKVQQAGQQLTALQQQSIADWKEAEKTMLPDEAGAQASVERMRGTYEVVASEVRPKAFKAETTYLLVELGDNIALMLLGIALLKWGFLTGKWSSRQYRLTMLIGYVVALPVAVYELWYNAHYTSSAAAIIQQMEQNPVPWKSLLYPLQRIFMVMAHCAAIILLIKSGYLTALCKRLQAAGQMALTNYIVQTILCSFFFFGYGLGYYDQLEIYQLFYVVGVIWVLQLIYSPFWLKHFKFGPLEWLWRSLTYKQIKLNFPKWLIGKLSLVRIMNK; this is translated from the coding sequence ATGGAGTTTCGATCTTCTTCTTTAGCAGCGGCCCCGTTAAGCCGTAATAACCGTATTGTATTTATTGATGTATTAAGAGGCATTGCCGTATTAGGAATTCTTGTAGTGAATATTGGCGGATTTGGCATCTCAACTGGAGGTGATTTCGGGAATAAATTATTTACAGATAAAACCAGCAGCAACTTTTTTACCTATGCCGCTATGTATATTTTTTTTGAGGGAAAGATGCGGGCTTTGTTCTGTATGCTTTTTGGTGCAGGTATACTTTTATTCAGCATGAACAAGGATACGATCGATCCTAAACGTGTTACAAGGCTGTTGTATCTGCGTTTGGCCTGGTTGATCGTGTTTGGTCTTGCACACGCACATTTGCTTTTATGGAATGGTGATGTTCTTTTTTTCTATGGGTTGTTTGGCATGATTGTATTTCTGTTACGTAAGATGAAGCCAGGTTATATGCTGATGGCTATACCGTTAGTTACAGTCATCTGGTTTGTGATGGGTACTTTTTTTTACCGTGATATGCGGGATAAACGTCTTGCTTTTAACGAAGCTGATAAAGTGCAACAGGCAGGGCAACAGTTAACAGCTTTGCAGCAGCAGTCAATTGCGGATTGGAAGGAAGCGGAAAAAACAATGCTGCCCGATGAAGCTGGTGCACAGGCAAGTGTTGAGAGGATGAGAGGAACCTATGAAGTGGTAGCATCTGAGGTTCGACCTAAAGCTTTCAAAGCTGAAACAACTTATTTGTTGGTTGAACTGGGCGATAATATTGCATTGATGTTATTGGGAATAGCTTTGTTGAAGTGGGGCTTCTTAACCGGAAAATGGAGCAGCCGGCAATACCGTTTAACGATGTTGATAGGCTATGTTGTTGCTCTTCCCGTAGCAGTTTATGAATTGTGGTATAACGCTCATTATACTTCTTCTGCAGCGGCAATCATTCAACAGATGGAGCAAAATCCTGTTCCCTGGAAAAGTTTATTGTACCCGTTGCAGCGCATCTTTATGGTAATGGCACATTGTGCAGCCATCATACTGTTGATCAAATCAGGTTATCTAACGGCCTTGTGTAAACGGTTACAGGCAGCAGGACAAATGGCGCTCACAAACTATATTGTTCAAACCATACTTTGTTCTTTCTTCTTCTTTGGATATGGACTTGGTTATTATGATCAACTGGAAATTTATCAATTGTTTTATGTAGTAGGAGTAATATGGGTGCTGCAGTTGATCTACAGTCCGTTTTGGCTCAAACATTTCAAATTCGGTCCGTTGGAATGGTTATGGCGTTCGCTCACTTACAAACAGATCAAACTGAATTTCCCAAAATGGTTAATTGGAAAACTCTCGTTGGTAAGAATTATGAATAAATAA
- a CDS encoding VOC family protein: MKFLSLQPFVPSGSTFAESKAFFTELGFNLTWDMGDYTGFENNGFRFILQKYDNKAFAENFMLSVGVENADAFRAEVLEKQLPQKYGIRIGEVSDQPYGREVNIIDLAGVCWHFVQQ, from the coding sequence ATGAAATTTCTTTCTCTCCAGCCATTTGTTCCTTCGGGCAGCACGTTTGCAGAATCAAAAGCTTTTTTTACTGAGCTTGGGTTTAACCTCACTTGGGATATGGGCGATTATACCGGGTTTGAAAATAATGGCTTCCGCTTTATTCTACAGAAATACGATAATAAAGCATTCGCTGAAAATTTTATGCTGAGTGTTGGTGTTGAAAATGCAGATGCCTTTCGTGCTGAGGTGTTGGAAAAACAATTACCGCAGAAATATGGCATTCGCATTGGAGAAGTATCCGATCAACCTTATGGAAGAGAAGTGAACATCATTGATCTTGCAGGAGTATGCTGGCATTTCGTACAGCAATAA
- a CDS encoding DinB family protein has translation MENTTTQLNLLVKMAISAWESQNKQLNKLLEALTDEQLKKEIAPGRNTGVYLLGHLIAVSDALLPLLGFSDRLYPELEEVFIKNPDKSGFAMPTVSELKEKLQAVNAKLATIFETTDVDEWLERHTAVSAEDFANEPHRNKLNVLMNRTGHMANHLGQMLLLK, from the coding sequence ATGGAAAATACAACTACACAATTGAACCTGCTGGTGAAAATGGCGATCAGCGCATGGGAATCACAAAACAAACAACTCAATAAATTGCTTGAGGCGTTAACAGATGAGCAACTGAAAAAAGAAATAGCTCCGGGACGCAATACCGGTGTTTACCTGTTGGGGCATTTGATTGCAGTAAGTGATGCTTTATTACCACTGCTGGGTTTTAGTGATCGCTTATATCCAGAGCTGGAAGAAGTGTTCATTAAGAATCCTGACAAGTCGGGGTTTGCTATGCCAACTGTAAGTGAGCTGAAAGAAAAACTGCAGGCAGTGAATGCAAAACTCGCAACCATTTTTGAAACAACAGATGTTGATGAATGGCTCGAGCGGCATACGGCTGTATCGGCAGAAGATTTTGCCAATGAACCGCATCGCAACAAATTAAATGTATTGATGAACCGCACGGGTCACATGGCCAATCACCTTGGGCAAATGTTGTTATTGAAATAA